A genomic region of Thunnus maccoyii chromosome 13, fThuMac1.1, whole genome shotgun sequence contains the following coding sequences:
- the LOC121909940 gene encoding endonuclease domain-containing 1 protein, translating into MNMLTPLVFALFIICCFLPLLSATVVHDFNHVERCKDSLYMGTPPRGIIDSKLKKICQRYADKPRFVTLYDPQKRIPVYSAYTFKKTEGDRRVDYPWMYEPQLAEIDGNGNMLPFPTGYLHMKFEDSQAVLDDYSDVVLYERGHLNPDQHQSTPHDRASTYTLTNVVPEIREFNIGPWREYEERIRLRLNNFCRGTAFIVTGVTTRGNMIRRNNQDRVAIPEDVWSAYCCTDYDRNAPHDVRIRFPSHAALAKNAKEGNNVNEMTVQELEIFLKNHMDVDQNLQIFYDNCISPSPLPLYLQHTI; encoded by the exons ATGAATATGTTAACACCTTTAGTTTTTGCGCTTTTCATAATCTGCTGTTTTTTGCCTCTGTTGTCAGCAACAGTTGTTCATGATTTTAATCATGTGGAAAGATGCAAGGATTCCCTGTATATGGGGACACCACCGCGAGGGATCATTGACTCCAAACTGAAGAAGATCTGCCAACGCTACGCTGACAAACCTCGCTTTGTCACCCTGTACGACCCCCAAAAGCGGATCCCAGTTTACTCAGCTTATACCTTCAAGaaaacagagggagacagacgTGTGGATTACCCTTGGATGTATGAGCCACAG CTGGCAGAAATCGATGGAAATGGAAACATGCTACCCTTCCCCACTGGTTACCTGCACATGAAATTTGAGGATAGCCAGGCAGTCCTAGATGATTACTCTGATGTGGTTCTCTATGAAAGAGGTCACCTGAACCCAGACCAGCACCAGTCAACACCACACGACCGTGCCTCCACTTACACCCTGACCAACGTGGTCCCAGAGATACGGGAATTCAACATCGGACCTTGGCGCGAATATGAGGAGCGGATCCGGCTTCGCCTCAACAACTTTTGCCGTGGCACTGCCTTCATCGTCACAGGGGTGACCACCAGAGGCAACATGATCCGTCGCAACAACCAGGACCGTGTCGCCATCCCTGAGGATGTGTGGTCTGCTTACTGCTGCACCGACTATGACCGCAATGCACCCCATGATGTTCGCATCCGCTTCCCGTCACATGCAGCCTTGGCTAAAAACGCCAAAGAGGGCAACAATGTTAATGAGATGACAGTACAAGAGCTTGAGATCTTTCTGAAAAATCATATGGATGTTGACCAGAATCTTCAGATCTTCTATGACAACTGTATCTCTCCCTCACCCCTTCCTCTTTACCTCCAACACACCATCTGA